CACGGCCAGCCCGTCTGTCAGTGTCACCGCCGACCGCCGGCCCTGCTGTCTGGAGCGGGCCGGCGGAACGTCGCCCAGCGAAGCCGTCGGCGCCGGCTCACTCATCGACCGGGAACGCCTCGTGGAGCACGTCGTGGGCCTCGCCCAGCCCCGAGAGGACGTCCTCGCCCTGCGTCGTGATGCGGCCGACCGCACGCTCCGCGTCCCGAACAGCGACCAGTCGGCCGCGCATGTAGTCGTACTCGGGGGCGTCTTCGTCGGTCTGTGCGATGTCCGCTTCGAGGTCGACGAGCGCCGCGTCGAGGTGGCGCTCGATGGCCGCCAGCGTCTCCGCGCTGGCCAGGGCCTCGATAGGGCCGGTCATGTGGCCCTCCAGCTCCTTTTCCGCGTGCTGGCGCGCGTGGTCGTCTTCGGTACCGAGAACGTTCATGAGGCCCAGTCGAAGCGCCTCGATTTCGTAGCAGCTCATGGGTTGTGTGGTGGTATCGGTTACAGCGTCTGGTCGACGAGTTCGCTCACGATCCGGTCGCGGTCCAGGTGCGAGGAGACTATCTCCTCGGCGTCTTCCGCCGCGACGCCGCCGTACCAGACGCCGTCGGGGTAGACCGCGACCATCGGGCCTTCGCCACAGCGGCCGAGACACGAGGAGCGGGTGATGCGGGCGTCACAGGCCTCGCTGTCGCGGGCAGCCTGTCGGAGCCGTTCGAGGACGGCCGGCGCGCCGTCGGCGGCGCAGGTCTGGTTCGTGCAGACGGCGACGTGTTTCTCGGGGGCGTCGTGGACGTGCGGGTCGTCGGCCACGTCCTCGCGGTCGGCGTGTTCGGCCTGGTGGGTCAGCGCCCGCAACATCGCGCGGGCGCCGCCCTGGTCGTCCTCGTAGCCGTCGAGTTCGACCTTGTACTTGCAGGTGTCACAGGACATCTCGACGCTCCCCGTGCGGGCCTCCTGCCAGCGGTCGCCCAGCACGTCGAGCAGGCGGCTGTCGGTGCCCAGCGGCTCGCCGAAGCCGGCGTCGACGTAGGGGTACTCCGCGTCGAACTCGCGGGCGCCGTCCTTGATGCGGCCCGTCAACACGCCGTCGCCGAGCATGTACGGCAGGACGACGACGGCGTCCGGGCGGCTCTTGGCGACGTCGTGGAGCGTCTCGGAAAGCAGCGGTTCCGTGACGCCGATGAACGACGCCTCACAGCGGTCGAACTCGCGGCCCTCGTAGAGCAGTCGGGCGAGCTTGTGCACGTCGGCGTTCGCGTCGGGGTCAGACGACCCCCGGGCACAGACCACGACCGCGACATCGTCGTCCGCCCGGTCGACGCCCAGCTCGGTCTCGACGGCGGCGGCCCGGTCGTCGAGCAGGTCCAGGAGAGCCGGGTGGACGCCCAGATGGGCGCCGTTGTTGATAGTCAACTCGGGGTGGCGTTCGCGGGCCTGCGTGACCGCGAGCGGCACGTCGTTTTTGACGTGGCTGGCCGCAAACAGCGAGAGGTGGACGACCGACACCTGCGAGACAGTCGCCGCCAGCCCCGAAATCGCGTCGTCGATGGCCGGCTCGGCCAGTTCGAGGAACGCGGCGTCGACCGGGATGCCGAGTCGCCCCTCCAGCTCGGCCGCCAGCTCGCGGACCTGCTCGTTCGACTTCTCGCGCCGGGAGCCGTGGCCCGCGAGCAGGATGGCCTCGTCGTCGAGCCCCTCGGGGGCAGTGGTTGCCTCGCTCATCTGACTCGCTCGATACTCTTGCGGAGCTTCCGCCGTCGGCTCGGGGCGAAGAGCCCGGTCGATTCGCTGCCCTCGTAGAGCCACTCGCCGACGGTCGGCACCGCGTCGTCGTCGACGCCGAACCAGTAGCCGGAGGAGGCCTCGCTGGGCTCGTCGTACGGTGCCGCGACCGGCAGGTCGTCGAGCAGCGACTGGACCGTCCCCAGCAGGCCGCGGTCCGCGTGGACGAAGGAGAGTCCCACCGCGTCGTCGTCCGACTTGAAACAGACCGTCGCACAGCCCTCGACGAGCCCGCGGAGCAGCTGTCGGTCGTGGTCGGCCAGCGGGTCGAGCCGGTAGCCGCCCGACTCGCCGTCGAAGGGGAGCCCGAGCGCCCCGCTCGCTCGCTCTGCCAGAGGGCCGACGACCTGGACGGTGTACTGCTCTTCCTGGCGGGTAATCGAGGTGTCGTGAGCGTAGGGCCGCTCGATGATGCGGCGGTCCGTCGCGTCCGCGCCGGCGATGGTCGCGAGCCGGCGGGCGGCCGTCTCGTCGCTCGTCCGGACGGTCACGCAGCCGTCGTCGCACTCCCCGTCGGCCGCGACACGGCCCCAGAAGTACGCCGTCTCCGGGTGCGCGGCGAGCATGTCGCCCGGCGGGCCGGTCTCGATGCTCACGGCTGACCCTCCCCGGCGTCGGTGACGGCGTCGCTCTCGGCGTCGGCGTCTGTGACGGTGATAGCGTCCAACGGACACGCGGCGGCTGCCCCCTCGGCGTCCGCTCGCCGGTCGTCGTCGAACGTCGCCGAGACGGCCGCGGCGTCGTCGACCTCGATAGCCGCCAGTCCGTCGGCGTCTTCGACGAACCGGTCGTCCCGCACCAGACAGGCGAAGACGCCGTCGCAGGCGTCGCGGTCGATACTGATTGTATACATTGTCAGTAATCGTATTTCGTCTCGTAGCCTCGCGGCGTGACCATCCGGTCGTCCCAGACGTAGGTGTCCTCGTTGCCGACCAGCAGCGTCGTCGTCATGTCCACGAGGTCTGTCTCCCCGAGGTCGGGGAGTTCCCGCAGTTCGACGATCTCTACTCGCTCGTCGTCCCGCCCGGCGGCGTGGACCACGCCCACCGGCGTCTCGGGGTCCCGGTGTTCGAGCAGAATCTCACAGCACTTCCGGTAGTTCTCACGGCGCTTGCGGCTCCAGGGGTTGTAGATACTGATGGTGAACCCCTCCTTCGCGGCGGCGTGGAGCCGGGACTCGATGGTCGGCATGTCGGTGAGGTGGTCCGACAGCGAGATTGAGACGGTGTCGTTGACCAGCGGCGCGCCGACGCGGGCGGCACAGGACTGGGCCGCCGGGACGCCCGGCACCACGTCGAAGCCGAGCATCGAGGCGGTGGCGCCCTTCGACTCGATGATTTCCAGCGCGAGGCCCGCGAGCGCGTAGACGTTCGGGTCGCCGCTGCCGATGATGGCCACGTCGTTGCCCGAGAGCGCCCGGTCGATGGCCTCCTCGGTCCGGGAGACCTCGCCACACA
The genomic region above belongs to Halomicroarcula saliterrae and contains:
- a CDS encoding DUF3209 family protein → MSCYEIEALRLGLMNVLGTEDDHARQHAEKELEGHMTGPIEALASAETLAAIERHLDAALVDLEADIAQTDEDAPEYDYMRGRLVAVRDAERAVGRITTQGEDVLSGLGEAHDVLHEAFPVDE
- a CDS encoding CbiX/SirB N-terminal domain-containing protein, which produces MSEATTAPEGLDDEAILLAGHGSRREKSNEQVRELAAELEGRLGIPVDAAFLELAEPAIDDAISGLAATVSQVSVVHLSLFAASHVKNDVPLAVTQARERHPELTINNGAHLGVHPALLDLLDDRAAAVETELGVDRADDDVAVVVCARGSSDPDANADVHKLARLLYEGREFDRCEASFIGVTEPLLSETLHDVAKSRPDAVVVLPYMLGDGVLTGRIKDGAREFDAEYPYVDAGFGEPLGTDSRLLDVLGDRWQEARTGSVEMSCDTCKYKVELDGYEDDQGGARAMLRALTHQAEHADREDVADDPHVHDAPEKHVAVCTNQTCAADGAPAVLERLRQAARDSEACDARITRSSCLGRCGEGPMVAVYPDGVWYGGVAAEDAEEIVSSHLDRDRIVSELVDQTL
- a CDS encoding cobalamin biosynthesis protein, with protein sequence MSIETGPPGDMLAAHPETAYFWGRVAADGECDDGCVTVRTSDETAARRLATIAGADATDRRIIERPYAHDTSITRQEEQYTVQVVGPLAERASGALGLPFDGESGGYRLDPLADHDRQLLRGLVEGCATVCFKSDDDAVGLSFVHADRGLLGTVQSLLDDLPVAAPYDEPSEASSGYWFGVDDDAVPTVGEWLYEGSESTGLFAPSRRRKLRKSIERVR
- a CDS encoding ferredoxin; this encodes MYTISIDRDACDGVFACLVRDDRFVEDADGLAAIEVDDAAAVSATFDDDRRADAEGAAAACPLDAITVTDADAESDAVTDAGEGQP
- the cobJ gene encoding precorrin-3B C(17)-methyltransferase; amino-acid sequence: MSTDDTTDASTDTESNCGASEAESTAAETTTDSASNCGASSSSSRSSSCGASTDGSEEEVGATVDDFDADPGRLVAVGLGPGQPEGMTARARSALLDAEHIVGYTTYVELLPDEVVEGAEDVYNTPMCGEVSRTEEAIDRALSGNDVAIIGSGDPNVYALAGLALEIIESKGATASMLGFDVVPGVPAAQSCAARVGAPLVNDTVSISLSDHLTDMPTIESRLHAAAKEGFTISIYNPWSRKRRENYRKCCEILLEHRDPETPVGVVHAAGRDDERVEIVELRELPDLGETDLVDMTTTLLVGNEDTYVWDDRMVTPRGYETKYDY